GgcgtcaaaatttaatttatggcaTTGTATGTATACCAATTTCCAAActtgtaataacatttaaaatcatgttgaaacatcttaaaaaaaaaataactaaaaaataaatgataattcttTAACAATTAAACAAGTtgcttatatttctattaagtattaaatatggcacatactaatataataatattatttataaatttatatatatatatatttagaaggATAGAATTGATAGAAGTATGAGAAACATAccttagttaaaatttaaaaaaagtattttcttaATCATTGAATCCTAACTCaaggattaaaaataattaaaaatatttaataaattgtatgacaagtattataatttatcagttcaagataattattatttaaacttgtaGATAATAAGTAAAACATACAAATGAGTGCcttatgtatatacaatttaccTGATGAAATTCTTGCCCAAATAAAAACTCTTACACAATTccttgaattattaaaatcgttGACATTTAAATCTTTAACTAGTGCtcgagtaataaaaatattatgaggaatatttttttgttggaggTAATTAATCATGATATAAACTGtcctaaaatacataaataatgttattatttattacaaattataatttattaattaattttaatacaagcaCTACActtcaaatattgaatttactTGACAAAATTGGACAACAAGTCGCTGCTTTTCAGTACAAATACAAATCCTTTGGAAGGATAATCTATAATCTTATGACAAGGACCACTAAATTGTTCTATATCCTGAGAAATATTAagcaattacataatattatgtataatatatattattatttaggtacatatttaatatttatataagattttttttaacttacacAATACTCaaggtacattttatattgtaaataatacaagTGTAAATGAAGATGGTTCACTGAAGCAAAAGCACATAAACTATTGAAACCAACGCGTATTGCCCTATAAATGttaaaggtatattatagtttaatacaattgttataagataataatggCAACTTACGGAGATTCACTTAGGAGTAACAATTGAATTGCAATAATCAAACTGTATTCATCTATAACTTGCGGTAGTTTACTATTGATTTTTGGTAAAATTAAAGAATGAAAGTCTCCTAAAGGACTTGTATTGATTGCCAAGGCATCATCTGTATCTAAAtaaatcatacaatatttataattattaattaaccattcttaaagtacttttgcattcataatattttttttattattattatttacctatttagttaaaaacaaaaggaTCTTTTATATAAAATTCTATATCTTTACTTGAAATAAGTATCCCATGATTTAAAATGCATTGATGAttctatatgatatttataaaataggtaataacaataatagtacctaaccatttattaaatatacaattgtatatttaatcaatgaccTATCACATTTCAAAGTCTTGAATAGATATaggaaaatgttaaaaaatgttaaaagtataaaacatttttagctAAAGCCTTTTATTAATCTAGTAATCtaggtactttttttaaatttattttctaatgattgaaataattattcgcTATTAGTAAACTGATtgatgatatatttaaaataagcagTTAAACTTACTAGAAGAAATACTTGATCCATaactaaatttgaataaatattctcCAGCATTAACTTTTGTaaaattgaacaaatcatcGTTAAACGGTTCTAACACACTAGCAAATATATTTGGTTTACGACGTTTGGTACCTCTATCGACGTTcaactataataacaatatttaatgaaataataatttatt
Above is a window of Metopolophium dirhodum isolate CAU chromosome 3, ASM1992520v1, whole genome shotgun sequence DNA encoding:
- the LOC132941818 gene encoding GDP-D-glucose phosphorylase 1-like; amino-acid sequence: MFYYDDNDLIFTTSWKSLSVNSKFDESLKSLWREKEDEGLFRYKYKEENVIMLPGKYGFLAVLNVDRGTKRRKPNIFASVLEPFNDDLFNFTKVNAGEYLFKFSYGSSISSNTDDALAINTSPLGDFHSLILPKINSKLPQVIDEYSLIIAIQLLLLSESPAIRVGFNSLCAFASVNHLHLHLYYLQYKMYLEYCDIEQFSGPCHKIIDYPSKGFVFVLKSSDLLSNFVKTVYIMINYLQQKNIPHNIFITRALVKDLNVNDFNNSRNCVRVFIWARISSGDKRMDKFSPATCELFGHLVFKDKSEFSEVTESSVAKILTDVTESSFLLIENDIKNLYLTI